In a genomic window of Maricaulis maris MCS10:
- a CDS encoding OmpH family outer membrane protein codes for MKLLKSLLLLPVLVIGIAAPAMAQANISVLNEERVLRESAAGQHIAARMQEIAQEIDSELQALSQPIQQETERLNAETASMTQQAIQERPDLMSRITTLNQQAQQFEVLRRARQQEIVQTERQAMRPVYEALGPILEEVVAAQGIDILVDRSNLVFAAPEMDISADVIALLNSRLPTVPVTRVRLPQDGSGQPGSQ; via the coding sequence ATGAAACTGCTTAAATCTCTTCTCCTCCTTCCGGTCCTTGTGATCGGCATCGCTGCCCCGGCGATGGCACAGGCCAATATTTCTGTGCTCAATGAAGAGCGTGTCCTGCGCGAAAGCGCTGCGGGGCAACATATCGCCGCCCGCATGCAGGAAATCGCGCAAGAAATTGACTCCGAGCTTCAGGCGCTGAGCCAGCCGATCCAGCAGGAAACCGAGCGGCTGAACGCCGAAACCGCGTCGATGACGCAGCAGGCAATCCAGGAACGTCCGGACCTGATGAGCCGCATCACGACGCTGAACCAGCAGGCACAGCAATTCGAAGTGCTGCGTCGTGCCCGCCAACAGGAAATCGTGCAGACAGAACGCCAGGCCATGCGCCCGGTCTATGAAGCGCTTGGCCCGATCCTGGAGGAAGTCGTTGCGGCTCAAGGCATCGACATTCTCGTCGACCGCTCCAACCTGGTCTTCGCTGCCCCGGAAATGGACATTTCCGCGGACGTGATTGCGCTGTTGAATTCGCGACTGCCAACCGTGCCGGTGACACGTGTGCGCCTGCCGCAGGACGGATCCGGCCAGCCGGGCTCGCAGTAA
- the lpxD gene encoding UDP-3-O-(3-hydroxymyristoyl)glucosamine N-acyltransferase — MADPRFYDRLGPLTLKDIAALSGAAISDSGTADQSVDRVTPLGEPVAGALSYAESGKLLRSAPDGALSGVAVICPPDAASEATRLGAAVLTHTAPRAAFASVLPALFQTRSFATDSFIDPSAKIGAGTRLGAGVVIGEGAEIGTDCVIGPHCVIGPGCRIGDRSRLSPHVSLQCSDIGADCNILAGAVIGEDGFGIAVSNGNTVGILHLGSVLIGDHVTIGANCTIDRGLFGATRIGASSKIDNLCHIAHNADIGENVIMAGYSGLAGSAVIADNAMLGGRVGVYDHVTIGEGARVGANSAASRDVPAGEFWVGNPAQPMRQHMRELAELRRLARPKNKTPKKG, encoded by the coding sequence GTGGCAGATCCGCGTTTCTATGACCGGCTAGGCCCGCTGACCCTGAAGGATATCGCCGCGCTCTCGGGTGCGGCGATTTCTGATTCTGGCACTGCGGATCAGTCCGTTGACCGGGTCACCCCGCTTGGTGAACCGGTTGCAGGTGCGCTGAGCTATGCTGAAAGCGGCAAACTTCTGCGGTCCGCGCCGGATGGTGCACTGTCGGGTGTCGCCGTGATCTGTCCGCCCGATGCGGCCAGCGAGGCCACACGCCTCGGTGCTGCCGTCCTGACCCACACAGCTCCCCGTGCGGCCTTTGCCAGCGTGCTTCCTGCGCTGTTTCAGACGCGCAGTTTTGCGACCGATTCCTTCATTGATCCATCGGCAAAAATCGGCGCCGGGACCCGTCTGGGTGCCGGGGTCGTCATCGGTGAAGGCGCCGAGATCGGGACCGACTGCGTGATCGGGCCTCACTGCGTCATCGGGCCGGGCTGCCGGATCGGTGACCGGAGCCGATTATCCCCTCATGTCAGCCTGCAGTGCAGTGATATTGGTGCCGACTGCAACATTCTTGCGGGAGCCGTGATTGGCGAGGACGGCTTCGGTATTGCAGTATCCAACGGAAATACCGTTGGAATTCTGCATTTGGGGAGTGTCCTCATCGGCGACCATGTCACCATTGGTGCCAATTGTACGATTGATCGCGGCCTATTTGGCGCGACGCGTATCGGCGCATCGTCCAAGATCGACAATCTCTGCCATATCGCGCACAACGCCGACATTGGCGAGAACGTGATCATGGCTGGGTATTCCGGCCTGGCCGGAAGCGCCGTGATTGCGGACAATGCCATGCTGGGTGGCCGGGTTGGTGTCTACGATCATGTCACCATTGGCGAGGGTGCCCGCGTGGGCGCCAACTCAGCCGCTTCGCGGGACGTTCCCGCCGGCGAGTTCTGGGTCGGCAACCCGGCCCAGCCGATGCGCCAACACATGCGTGAACTGGCGGAGTTGCGCCGTCTGGCGCGACCGAAGAACAAGACTCCCAAGAAAGGCTGA
- the fabZ gene encoding 3-hydroxyacyl-ACP dehydratase FabZ, with protein MSDRIENAEIQTLLPHRYPFLLIDAAEDYIAGQSIVGIKGVTANEPFFPGHFPGNPVMPGVLMIEAMAQAGAVLMYKTLGASPDSATVFFMGADKVRFRAPVRPGMMLRMPVTVTAARHGVFKFKGEVWADGKRAVQAEFSAKAIENI; from the coding sequence GTGTCCGATCGCATTGAGAACGCGGAGATCCAAACTCTCCTGCCGCACCGCTACCCGTTCTTGCTGATAGATGCCGCCGAGGATTACATCGCCGGCCAGTCGATCGTCGGGATCAAGGGGGTGACAGCCAACGAGCCCTTTTTTCCGGGACATTTCCCGGGCAACCCGGTCATGCCGGGCGTGTTGATGATCGAGGCCATGGCCCAGGCTGGCGCCGTCCTCATGTACAAGACATTGGGTGCGTCGCCGGACTCCGCGACCGTCTTCTTCATGGGGGCCGACAAGGTCCGTTTTCGGGCGCCGGTGCGTCCTGGAATGATGCTGCGCATGCCGGTCACGGTCACCGCCGCTCGCCATGGCGTGTTCAAGTTCAAAGGTGAAGTCTGGGCTGACGGTAAGCGTGCCGTCCAGGCTGAATTCTCTGCCAAGGCGATCGAAAATATATGA
- the lpxA gene encoding acyl-ACP--UDP-N-acetylglucosamine O-acyltransferase — protein MTQTADIHPTAIVDPAAQLGVGVEIGPFSIIGPKVVLKDRVRVISHVTIAGNTTLGEDCVVYPGAQLGHPPQDFKYQGEDTQLVIGQRNILRENVTMHPGTTFARGRTVVGNDGYFMVGSHVAHDCIVGDRVVFANCAAIGGETVIADHAILGGYAGIHQKSRIGRHAFIGAMAMVTSDVIPYGSVIGNHAHLAGLNVVGLKRRGMPRETLRELRAAYRLLFAREGTFEERVDDVAHLYSGNAPIAEIIDFIRADAKRSICMPDD, from the coding sequence ATGACCCAGACCGCTGATATCCATCCGACCGCCATTGTGGATCCCGCTGCCCAGCTCGGCGTCGGGGTCGAAATCGGGCCGTTCTCGATCATCGGCCCGAAAGTCGTCCTGAAGGACCGGGTCCGGGTGATTTCGCATGTCACCATCGCCGGCAATACGACCCTGGGCGAGGATTGCGTCGTCTATCCCGGGGCGCAATTGGGCCATCCGCCCCAGGACTTCAAATACCAGGGCGAGGACACGCAACTGGTGATCGGCCAGCGCAATATCCTGCGCGAGAATGTCACCATGCATCCGGGCACGACTTTCGCGCGCGGTCGGACAGTGGTCGGGAATGACGGCTACTTCATGGTTGGCTCCCATGTCGCCCATGACTGCATTGTTGGCGACCGTGTCGTGTTCGCCAATTGTGCGGCCATCGGCGGTGAGACGGTGATCGCGGACCACGCCATCCTGGGCGGCTATGCGGGCATTCACCAGAAGAGCCGGATCGGGCGTCATGCCTTCATCGGCGCGATGGCGATGGTGACGTCGGATGTCATTCCCTATGGTTCGGTGATCGGCAATCATGCCCATTTGGCCGGCCTCAATGTGGTCGGCCTGAAACGCCGGGGCATGCCGCGTGAGACGCTGCGCGAATTGCGGGCCGCCTACCGGCTGCTGTTCGCCCGCGAAGGCACGTTTGAAGAACGCGTCGACGATGTCGCGCACCTGTATTCGGGCAATGCGCCGATTGCCGAAATCATCGATTTCATCCGGGCAGATGCGAAACGGTCCATCTGCATGCCGGATGACTGA
- a CDS encoding LpxI family protein, giving the protein MTESGWTKLGLIAGGGDLPLEILRAQAGKPVFVVVLKGFADRDYGGADSVSLSVGEIGGIIKALRGAGCDAICFAGYVTRPDLKSLKMDARGLIMVPRALAAGRKGDDAVIRVVVDEFERAGFAVVGADSLLGQDGLPAGCLGDAAAVEAHRDDAGKAMMVAAEIGRLDIGQGAVVAGGVVLAVEAQEGTNAMLERVAGLPAPIRGDASRRLGVLAKRPKPIQERRVDLPTIGVGTVERCAAAGLAGIVLEADGALIVDRAGVEGALKRHGLFVLIEPPE; this is encoded by the coding sequence ATGACTGAGTCTGGCTGGACAAAGCTCGGCCTGATCGCGGGCGGCGGCGACCTGCCGCTGGAAATCCTCAGGGCCCAGGCCGGCAAGCCGGTCTTCGTTGTCGTGCTCAAAGGCTTTGCCGACCGTGACTATGGCGGGGCCGACAGCGTGTCTCTGTCAGTGGGCGAGATCGGCGGGATCATCAAGGCGCTGCGCGGGGCGGGGTGTGATGCGATCTGTTTTGCCGGCTATGTCACCCGACCTGACCTCAAATCCCTGAAGATGGATGCCCGCGGCCTGATCATGGTGCCGCGCGCGCTGGCAGCGGGTCGCAAGGGCGATGATGCGGTGATCCGCGTTGTTGTCGACGAGTTCGAGCGGGCCGGTTTCGCCGTCGTCGGGGCCGACAGCCTGCTGGGCCAGGACGGTTTGCCGGCGGGTTGTCTGGGTGATGCCGCCGCGGTGGAGGCGCATCGCGATGATGCCGGCAAGGCGATGATGGTCGCCGCCGAGATCGGGCGTCTCGATATCGGACAGGGTGCGGTGGTCGCTGGCGGCGTTGTCCTGGCGGTCGAGGCCCAGGAGGGCACCAATGCGATGCTGGAACGTGTCGCCGGGCTGCCCGCTCCGATCCGGGGCGACGCCTCCAGGCGACTGGGCGTGCTGGCCAAGCGTCCCAAGCCAATCCAGGAGCGACGCGTTGACCTGCCCACCATAGGCGTGGGCACGGTGGAGCGTTGTGCCGCCGCCGGTCTGGCCGGGATTGTCCTGGAGGCAGACGGTGCGCTGATCGTTGATCGGGCCGGTGTCGAGGGTGCGCTGAAACGGCATGGCCTCTTCGTCCTGATCGAGCCGCCGGAATGA
- the lpxB gene encoding lipid-A-disaccharide synthase, producing MSRPHIFLVAAERSGDLLGADLARALNTLTGDEVTLSGIGGSAMAEAGVASMMSIDGLNILGWIDGLKAYKRVKQSVARAVELILAAKPDTVVLIDSWGFTLRVARGVRAVDPSIRLVKYVGPQVFATRPGRAAVLADTVDELLTILSFDKPFYTPHGLPVTFVGNPTLERLPAGDGAAFRARHGLDPADLVLVVLLGSRPSEIRRMTPPFVEALARLKARHRDLRLVLPVADPVADDVSAAIARHEVLAGAIRVGEDEKADAFAAADQALACSGTVVTELATAGVPTVTSYKLGWITWAIARAFNLIRTRHISLVNIAVDERVVPEIIQLQCTGANLANAVDRLLGDPAARAAMSVRLRAITDTLRGNGQASKRAAEAVLAGLNHQA from the coding sequence ATGAGCCGCCCTCATATCTTTCTCGTTGCCGCCGAGCGGTCCGGGGACCTGCTGGGTGCCGACCTCGCTCGAGCGCTGAACACGCTGACCGGTGATGAAGTGACACTGTCCGGCATTGGCGGGAGTGCCATGGCCGAGGCCGGCGTGGCGTCGATGATGTCAATCGACGGGCTCAACATTCTGGGCTGGATTGACGGGCTGAAGGCCTACAAGCGGGTCAAGCAATCTGTCGCCAGGGCCGTCGAGCTGATCCTTGCGGCCAAACCGGACACGGTCGTGCTGATTGATTCCTGGGGTTTCACCCTGCGTGTCGCGCGCGGGGTGAGGGCGGTGGATCCGTCTATCCGCCTGGTCAAATATGTCGGTCCCCAGGTCTTTGCGACGCGGCCAGGCCGTGCGGCCGTCCTCGCCGACACGGTCGATGAACTGCTGACCATCCTCAGCTTTGACAAGCCCTTCTATACGCCGCACGGGCTGCCTGTGACCTTTGTCGGCAACCCGACACTGGAACGCCTACCGGCCGGCGACGGGGCCGCTTTCAGGGCCCGGCACGGGCTCGATCCGGCCGATCTGGTCCTGGTAGTCCTGTTGGGTAGCCGCCCGTCTGAAATCCGTCGCATGACGCCGCCCTTTGTCGAGGCACTCGCGCGCCTCAAGGCGCGCCATCGTGACCTGCGACTGGTCCTGCCGGTCGCCGATCCGGTGGCCGATGATGTCAGCGCGGCAATCGCCCGCCATGAGGTGCTGGCTGGTGCGATCAGGGTTGGCGAGGACGAGAAGGCTGACGCGTTCGCGGCGGCTGACCAGGCGCTGGCTTGTTCGGGGACGGTGGTCACAGAGCTCGCAACAGCCGGCGTGCCAACCGTGACCAGTTACAAGCTGGGCTGGATTACCTGGGCAATCGCCCGGGCCTTCAACCTGATCCGCACCCGACACATTTCGCTGGTCAATATCGCGGTGGATGAGCGCGTGGTGCCGGAAATCATCCAGTTGCAGTGTACCGGGGCCAATCTCGCCAATGCGGTGGACCGATTGCTCGGGGACCCGGCGGCGCGGGCTGCCATGTCAGTGCGGCTGCGGGCCATAACCGACACACTGCGCGGCAACGGTCAGGCCAGCAAGCGTGCGGCCGAGGCCGTACTTGCCGGGCTCAACCACCAAGCCTGA
- the gltA gene encoding citrate synthase — translation MKNKAKPNGSATLNYNGKSLELPVFSGEIGPDVIDIRKLYAETGMFTYDPGFTSTASCESQITYIDGDKGTLLYRGYPIDQLADHSNFIEVCYLLMKGNLPSKDELETFDWTIRRHSMLHDQFDQFFRGFRRDAHPMAIMVGTVGALSAFYHDSTDVNDPAARTIASHRMIAKMPTIAARAFKYAVGQPFISPRNDMDYAANFLRMCFAVPAEDYESNAVLAKAMDKIFILHADHEQNASTSTVRLAGSSGANPFACIAAGIASLWGPAHGGANEAALNMLNEIGSVDKIPEYVRKAKDKSDPFRLMGFGHRVYKNYDPRAKVMRDTCHEVLDVLGVRNDPTLQVAMELERIALEDPYFVEKKLYPNIDFYSGITLKAMGFPTEMFTVLFALARTVGWIAQWSEMIEDPTQKIGRPRQLFTGATPRDYLDLSKR, via the coding sequence ATGAAAAACAAAGCCAAACCAAACGGATCGGCCACGCTCAACTACAATGGCAAATCACTCGAACTGCCGGTGTTCAGCGGCGAAATCGGGCCGGATGTGATCGATATCCGCAAGCTCTACGCCGAAACCGGCATGTTCACCTATGACCCCGGCTTCACGTCGACCGCGAGTTGTGAGAGCCAGATCACCTATATCGACGGCGACAAGGGCACCCTGCTCTATCGCGGCTATCCGATCGACCAGCTGGCAGACCATTCGAATTTCATTGAAGTCTGCTACCTGCTGATGAAAGGCAATCTGCCGTCCAAGGACGAGCTGGAAACCTTCGACTGGACAATCCGCCGCCATTCGATGCTGCACGACCAGTTCGACCAGTTCTTCCGCGGTTTCCGTCGCGACGCGCACCCGATGGCGATCATGGTCGGCACGGTCGGCGCCCTGTCGGCCTTCTACCACGACTCCACAGACGTCAATGATCCGGCGGCCCGCACGATCGCGTCACACCGCATGATCGCCAAAATGCCGACAATCGCGGCGCGGGCCTTCAAATATGCAGTCGGCCAGCCCTTTATCAGCCCGCGCAATGACATGGACTATGCCGCCAACTTCCTGCGCATGTGCTTTGCCGTGCCGGCCGAGGACTATGAGAGCAACGCCGTGCTCGCCAAGGCGATGGACAAGATCTTCATCCTGCACGCCGACCACGAGCAAAACGCTTCGACCTCGACAGTTCGCCTGGCAGGTTCGTCGGGCGCCAACCCGTTTGCCTGTATCGCAGCGGGCATTGCATCGCTCTGGGGCCCGGCTCATGGCGGCGCCAATGAAGCGGCGCTGAACATGCTCAACGAGATCGGATCGGTCGACAAGATCCCGGAATATGTCCGCAAGGCCAAGGACAAGTCGGACCCGTTCCGCCTGATGGGCTTCGGTCACCGCGTCTACAAGAATTACGATCCGCGCGCCAAGGTCATGCGCGACACCTGCCACGAAGTTCTGGACGTGCTGGGCGTGCGCAATGACCCGACCCTGCAGGTCGCCATGGAACTCGAGCGCATCGCGCTGGAGGACCCGTATTTCGTCGAGAAGAAGCTGTATCCGAATATCGACTTCTATTCCGGCATCACGCTGAAGGCGATGGGCTTCCCGACCGAGATGTTCACGGTGTTGTTCGCGCTGGCTCGTACCGTTGGCTGGATCGCCCAGTGGTCGGAAATGATCGAGGATCCGACCCAGAAGATCGGTCGCCCGCGCCAGCTTTTCACCGGCGCCACGCCGCGCGACTATCTGGACCTGTCCAAGCGTTGA
- the gltX gene encoding glutamate--tRNA ligase yields the protein MNSQLQNNDKMIRTRFAPSPTGFLHIGGARTALFNWLLARRHGGAFLLRIEDTDRARSNPAAVEAILDGLSWMGLDWDGEPVSQFERADRHVEIAHELLARGHAFKCYCTAEETQLLRDEAFAAGRALRSPWRDRDASEARADTPFTIRFKAPDSDVVIEDAVQGQVRWAAKEFDDLILLRSDGTPTYNLAVVVDDHDMEITHIVRGDDHLVNAGRQSQIYDAMEWQRPVFAHVPLIHGQDGKKLSKRHGALGAEAYRDMGYLPEGLRNYLLRLGWSHGDQELFSDADAVAAFDLAGLNKAPARMDLDKLNHINGYHLAQASDDRLCELVTPFLDSLENRIEDINLTTARLKAAMPTLKTRAATLEELADQSYFLLRQRPIQLEGKAAKPLKDDETRQRLYRLFTHLGDLKAWNEAALSDALKQFAEAESVGFGKIGQPLRAALTGGAPAPDLALVMTFIGRDETLDRIKDQMTPATTE from the coding sequence ATGAATTCGCAATTGCAAAACAACGACAAGATGATCCGCACACGCTTCGCGCCCTCCCCGACCGGCTTCCTCCATATCGGCGGAGCCCGCACGGCCCTGTTCAACTGGCTGTTGGCCCGGCGCCATGGCGGCGCCTTCCTGCTGCGCATCGAAGACACCGATCGGGCCCGTTCCAACCCGGCTGCCGTTGAGGCCATTCTCGACGGGCTCTCCTGGATGGGCCTGGACTGGGATGGTGAGCCTGTGTCCCAATTCGAGCGCGCCGACCGGCATGTCGAGATCGCTCACGAATTGCTCGCCCGCGGCCACGCCTTCAAATGTTATTGCACTGCTGAGGAAACCCAGCTTCTGCGCGATGAGGCCTTCGCCGCCGGACGGGCCCTGCGCTCACCCTGGCGCGATCGGGACGCTTCAGAGGCTCGGGCCGACACGCCCTTTACCATCCGCTTCAAGGCACCCGACAGCGATGTGGTGATCGAGGACGCTGTCCAGGGTCAGGTCCGCTGGGCCGCCAAGGAGTTCGATGATCTCATCCTGCTGCGCTCGGACGGGACGCCGACCTATAATCTCGCCGTGGTGGTCGACGATCACGACATGGAGATCACCCATATCGTTCGCGGCGATGATCACCTGGTCAATGCCGGTCGCCAGAGCCAGATCTATGATGCCATGGAATGGCAGCGCCCGGTTTTCGCCCATGTTCCGCTGATCCACGGCCAGGACGGCAAGAAACTGTCCAAGCGCCATGGCGCACTGGGTGCCGAGGCCTATCGCGACATGGGATATCTGCCGGAAGGGCTGCGCAACTACCTGCTGCGCCTGGGTTGGTCACATGGTGACCAGGAATTGTTCAGTGACGCCGACGCTGTCGCGGCATTTGACCTGGCAGGGCTGAACAAGGCGCCGGCCCGCATGGACCTGGACAAGCTGAACCATATCAATGGTTACCACCTGGCCCAGGCTTCTGACGACCGGTTGTGCGAATTGGTCACACCCTTCCTTGATAGCCTTGAAAACCGGATCGAGGATATCAATCTCACCACGGCCCGCCTGAAAGCGGCCATGCCAACATTGAAAACACGGGCCGCGACACTGGAAGAATTGGCGGACCAGAGCTATTTTCTGCTTCGTCAGCGCCCTATCCAGCTGGAGGGCAAGGCGGCCAAGCCACTCAAGGACGACGAGACCCGACAGCGGCTTTACCGCCTGTTCACGCATCTCGGCGATTTGAAGGCTTGGAATGAAGCCGCGTTGTCCGACGCGCTCAAACAATTCGCTGAAGCCGAAAGTGTCGGTTTCGGCAAAATCGGTCAGCCGCTGCGCGCAGCGTTGACTGGAGGAGCACCCGCTCCCGATCTTGCGCTGGTCATGACCTTCATCGGTCGCGACGAGACGCTGGACCGTATCAAGGATCAGATGACGCCGGCTACAACCGAGTAG
- a CDS encoding ComEC/Rec2 family competence protein — protein MLDPDSLRPHPAARRWKKSAKSIDPFADFGPVTIAALGGIIGCSSYFVLPVEPGPVVFLLAGAAGLLVLWSARFSPVGRKPLRRVAIMLAMLLVASLAFMWRAQIHTQAHHGAESYRGDGEAVLIEGWLERVDRSGSGRQRLLIRSQDASLPGSSRGIARVRVLGDPAGLVAGDPIAIRAVLAAPRSSAVPGGYDFAFHAGFSDIVATGYAIAPAAAGPAVTGDRLARRIARIRASLSAHIRDRMAPRPGALAAALLTGDRAHIAARDVEALRRAGLGHVLAISGMHMALLAGGVFFAIRLLLSAVTPWARRHDPAIPAAGMALVFAAGYLILSGGTIPTQRAFIMTVSVLGAVILKRRALSMHTLAIAVIAVLVLQPQAVITPGFQMSFSAAAALVAVARVWQQSRSGGDARGVLGQIRLFVAGLSTTSLVAGSATAAFAAFHFHRIATFGLAGNLLVMPIFSLLVMPAGVLGLVLIPIGLDAIPFAAMEAGLSLMLDLAGHVANWPGAQRTVAAASGGVLAAFSIGFVLLILMRGPMRGAGGLVMAAALAVWTLMPQPDLFISENGLVLARDGHGEWVVSDRRTSRFAARVFLEARGVAGPTPQRWQALCDPYGCSTRINGLVVTRLDHVADWATDCARSDVIVSAARIPGWIVSQCQAAIFDPDRLATTGSQVIHLGANGIARVQSARPPGVVRPWTQS, from the coding sequence ATGCTCGATCCTGACTCCCTCAGGCCGCATCCGGCGGCGCGGCGCTGGAAGAAATCGGCTAAGTCTATCGATCCATTCGCGGACTTCGGCCCGGTCACGATTGCCGCCTTGGGCGGAATTATCGGTTGCAGCAGTTATTTTGTCCTGCCGGTCGAGCCCGGACCGGTCGTCTTCCTGCTGGCAGGCGCGGCCGGACTCCTTGTCCTTTGGAGCGCCCGCTTTTCCCCTGTCGGCCGAAAACCCCTCCGGCGCGTGGCCATCATGCTGGCGATGTTGCTGGTTGCCAGCCTGGCCTTCATGTGGCGCGCCCAGATCCATACGCAGGCACATCACGGCGCCGAATCTTATCGCGGCGATGGCGAGGCAGTCCTGATCGAGGGCTGGCTGGAGCGGGTTGATCGCAGCGGATCGGGGCGCCAGAGACTTTTGATTCGCAGCCAGGACGCCAGCTTGCCGGGATCGTCACGCGGTATCGCCAGGGTCAGGGTATTGGGCGATCCGGCCGGTCTTGTGGCCGGCGACCCCATCGCCATCCGCGCCGTGCTGGCCGCGCCACGATCGTCAGCGGTCCCCGGCGGCTATGATTTCGCCTTCCATGCCGGGTTTTCCGATATTGTCGCGACTGGCTATGCGATCGCACCGGCCGCCGCGGGTCCCGCAGTGACCGGCGATCGGCTGGCCCGTCGAATCGCCCGTATCCGGGCATCCCTGTCGGCCCATATACGCGACCGCATGGCACCGCGGCCTGGTGCACTCGCCGCGGCCCTGCTGACCGGTGACCGGGCGCATATAGCCGCCCGTGACGTGGAAGCCCTGCGCCGGGCGGGACTTGGACATGTGCTGGCGATCTCGGGAATGCACATGGCCTTGCTGGCCGGAGGGGTCTTTTTTGCCATCCGCCTCTTGCTGTCTGCCGTCACGCCCTGGGCCAGGCGGCATGATCCGGCCATTCCGGCGGCCGGGATGGCGCTGGTATTTGCGGCCGGCTATCTCATCCTGTCAGGTGGGACGATCCCGACCCAACGCGCCTTCATCATGACCGTGTCGGTGCTGGGCGCGGTGATCCTGAAACGCCGGGCCCTGTCCATGCATACCCTGGCAATCGCCGTGATCGCGGTCCTGGTATTGCAGCCTCAGGCGGTCATCACACCAGGGTTTCAGATGTCGTTTTCCGCCGCCGCCGCCCTTGTTGCCGTGGCCCGTGTCTGGCAGCAATCCCGCAGTGGTGGCGACGCCCGGGGTGTGTTGGGGCAAATCCGCCTGTTTGTCGCCGGGTTGAGTACGACCAGCCTGGTTGCCGGCAGTGCAACAGCGGCTTTTGCGGCGTTTCACTTTCACCGCATTGCCACGTTCGGCCTGGCTGGCAATCTGTTGGTGATGCCGATCTTTTCCCTCCTGGTGATGCCGGCGGGCGTATTGGGTCTGGTGCTGATTCCGATCGGGCTCGATGCCATCCCCTTCGCGGCGATGGAAGCCGGTCTGAGCCTGATGCTGGATCTGGCCGGCCATGTCGCGAACTGGCCGGGCGCGCAGCGCACCGTCGCCGCCGCCTCCGGTGGCGTGCTCGCCGCCTTCTCGATCGGCTTTGTCCTGCTTATCCTGATGCGCGGACCTATGCGTGGCGCAGGTGGGTTGGTTATGGCGGCGGCACTGGCCGTGTGGACCCTGATGCCGCAGCCCGACCTGTTCATCTCGGAGAACGGGCTGGTGCTGGCGCGGGATGGCCATGGTGAGTGGGTCGTTAGTGACCGGCGGACGTCACGGTTTGCAGCGCGGGTCTTCCTCGAGGCACGCGGTGTCGCCGGCCCGACACCGCAACGTTGGCAGGCCCTGTGCGACCCATATGGCTGCAGTACGCGTATTAATGGTCTTGTCGTCACCCGTCTGGACCATGTCGCTGATTGGGCGACGGACTGCGCGCGGTCTGATGTCATTGTCAGTGCGGCGCGAATACCTGGCTGGATTGTCAGCCAGTGCCAGGCCGCGATCTTTGATCCGGACAGGCTGGCCACGACCGGCAGTCAGGTCATTCATCTGGGCGCGAATGGCATTGCAAGGGTGCAGAGCGCCCGGCCGCCGGGCGTCGTCCGGCCCTGGACCCAGTCCTGA
- the lexA gene encoding transcriptional repressor LexA, which yields MLTRKQNELLLFIHNRIKETGVSPSFDEMKGALQLASKSGVHRLITALEERGFIRRLAHRARALEVLKLPESAAAHETPAIPKGDLGANVVRGNFAKPEPDARENTVDIPMLGRIAAGVPISAIQHETDRFPVPADMVMGGEHFGLEVKGDSMIEAGIMDGDTVLIRRCQSAETGDIVVALIDDEEATLKRLRKKGGSVALEAANPEYETRIFPPDRVKVQGRLVGLIRRYH from the coding sequence TTGCTGACGCGGAAACAGAACGAGCTTTTGCTCTTCATCCATAATCGCATCAAGGAAACCGGGGTTTCACCCTCGTTTGACGAGATGAAAGGTGCCTTGCAGCTGGCGTCAAAGTCCGGCGTGCACAGGCTCATCACGGCGCTTGAGGAACGCGGCTTCATTCGTCGCCTCGCCCATCGCGCCCGGGCGCTGGAAGTGCTCAAACTGCCTGAATCGGCCGCGGCCCACGAAACCCCGGCTATTCCCAAAGGCGATCTCGGCGCCAATGTGGTCCGCGGCAATTTCGCCAAGCCTGAACCGGACGCCCGCGAGAACACGGTGGACATTCCCATGCTCGGCCGGATCGCGGCCGGTGTTCCGATCTCCGCAATCCAGCACGAAACCGACCGCTTCCCCGTCCCCGCCGACATGGTGATGGGCGGTGAGCATTTCGGTCTCGAGGTCAAGGGTGACTCAATGATCGAGGCCGGGATCATGGACGGTGACACCGTGCTGATCCGGCGCTGTCAGTCGGCCGAAACCGGCGATATCGTGGTCGCCCTCATCGATGATGAGGAAGCCACGCTGAAACGCCTGCGCAAAAAGGGCGGTTCCGTCGCCCTGGAAGCGGCCAATCCCGAATATGAAACGCGTATTTTCCCACCCGATCGGGTCAAGGTGCAGGGTCGCCTTGTGGGCCTGATCCGGCGTTATCATTAG